A section of the Babylonia areolata isolate BAREFJ2019XMU chromosome 31, ASM4173473v1, whole genome shotgun sequence genome encodes:
- the LOC143275790 gene encoding FIGNL1-interacting regulator of recombination and mitosis-like, which translates to MSGTAFLEEIVTWDDEKRAEKVEEALPRLIICLENYKSFDEAVGILQILCQSFVPVVQRDQLENKVFCRMSLQVCQLLDTVLEDLHEAAAQNQDTDTDQMIALLQHVVSLAQFVEECVKHMTAMADLHTEHVRSLVSCSFHVLKGSYSHCQESSSLYGDSLPTLSDTLSLIFRTAHSLQMALLNLLDKIVNPTPLSTQAVDDLAQVCADLFAVCRVVAFLDLKLTISLWKALSKLAGPQAGVLHRHLDVSGMVTYLCQEIQTGTAQLLQSAPPPHPHEGETLSQGDERVFQKSLRVLSFQMKVLVALVRDFCNYLTDCVASLHKLMLYLTSLLPPSLSAPRLQEKHEQELRQQLCNATQPLVTHLLSSASFSRCVLSVAEPKKELASLLLQIMVMDGVAEASDDVFTMWLDTSSSSLLSSSSSSSPDGKLDSSLLCFVFSSLHSCHTEVCLPVYLPGPPSEGKPHSRRVSLYQYVVEHVSAFIASCPARLFHVVERSLLQALLGSNPISSQAAADCWCFLARYGTADLCWHHTQQMLALVLQVRRGLAPHCTSHSPLSSLLARLVKFLSPHHQAELVGRLPAADHLDVWAELGVSVFSDALCGELCRSLLPACFSALQSFCLPSSSSSSSSSSSSSSLVQAAAVVRVEVWEWVPAMQCLHLVAQTSTTAQHMTAQQGAVLLELVRAMWGSAVPASSVLAMGSNHGDSSVREAYLSALLTLTSDVVEQLDVKLILQVLVLAHRVVKDSASRELTLAVLQLMQSLGRLKFPPSVEQGQILRKISDTFAAALTHPAAIVQFTALESFTRFAEQTPYEAVVPECLAQHEGLQEKVAAFLQKTPLAGEDQFDTVGYLQNQHQQYEAAERTRPPPVKPVQPEASEPLSKRQKRDDSRESDQMLALYQRALQELESVTEKMETLRTNSPAPDWVRTRGRSLVQRLSACLDHT; encoded by the exons ATGTCGGGTACAGCTTTTCTGGAAGAGATCGTGACTTGGGATGACGAGAAACGAGCCGAAAAAGTGGAAGAAGCACTACCACGTTTGATT ATTTGCCTTGAAAACTACAAATCATTTGATGAAGCTGTTG GTATTCTGCAGATTTTGTGCCAGTCGTTTGTCCCTGTGGTGCAGAGAGATCAGCTGGAAAACAAGGTGTTCTGCAGAATGTCACTTCAG gtgTGTCAGCTGCTGGACACAGTTTTGGAAGATCTACACGAAGCTGCCGCACAGAAtcaagatacagacacagatcaaATGATTGCTTTATTACAG CATGTGGTCAGCTTGGCGCAGTTTGTCGAGGAATGTGTCAAACATATGACAGCCATGGCTGACCTACACACCGAGCATGTGCGCTCCTTAGTGTCGTGTTCCTTCCATGTCCTCAAGGGATCTTACTCTCACTGCCAG gaAAGCAGCAGTCTGTATGGAGACAGTCTGCCCACTCTGTCAGACACCTTGTCTCTGATCTTCAGGACGGCTCACTCCTTGCAGATG GCGCTGCTGAACCTGTTGGACAAGATTGTCaacccaacccctctctccacacaggcAGTGGACGATTTGGCCCAGG tgTGTGCAGATCTGTTTGCCGTGTGTCGTGTAGTGGCCTTTCTGGACCTCAAACTGACCATCAGCCTGTGGAAAGCGTTGTCCAA GTTGGCAGGGCCTCAGGCAGGTGTGTTGCACAGACACCTGGACGTGTCAGGTATGGTGACCTACCTGTGTCAGGAGATCCAGACAGGTACCGCCCAGCTCCTCCAGTCCGCACCACCGCCTCACCCTCACGAGGGAGAG ACCCTGTCGCAGGGGGACGAGAGAGTGTTCCAGAAGTCGCTGAGGGTCCTCAGTTTTCAGATGAAGGTCCTGGTCGCCTTGGTGCGAGACTTCTGCAACTATCTGACCGACTGCGTGGCCAGTCTTCACAAGCTGATGCTCTACTTGACCAG CCTGTTACCTCCCAGCCTGTCGGCGCCCAGGCTGCAGGAGAAACACGAGCAGGAGTTACGCCAACAGCTGTGTAACGCCACCCAGCCGCTGGTAACACACCTGTTGAGCAGCGCGTCTTTCTCCCGCTGTGTCCTGAGCGTGGCAG agCCAAAGAAAGAACTGGCCAGTCTGCTGTTACAGATCATGGTGATGGACGGAGTGGCGGAAGCCTCAG ACGACGTTTTCACCATGTGGCTTgatacatcgtcatcatccttattgtcgtcgtcgtcgtcatcatcacctgatGGCAAGTTGGACTCAAGTCTtctgtgttttgtcttctctTCGCTTCACTCTT GTCACACTgaggtctgtctacctgtctacctgccgGGTCCCCCCAGCGAAGGGAAGCCACACAG CAGGAGGGTCAGCCTTTACCAGTacgtggtggaacatgtgtcagccTTCATTGCCAGTTGTCCTGCCAGATTGTTCCACGTTgtg GAGAGGAGCCTGTTGCAGGCTCTGTTGGGTTCAAACCCCATCTCCTCCCAGGCTGCGGCAGACTGCTGGTGCTTCTTGGCCAG GTACGGAACAGCTGACCTGTGCTGgcaccacacacaacagatgCTGGCCTTGGTGCTACAGGTGCGTCGTGGTCTGGCGCCACACTGCACGTcgcactctcctctctcctccctgctgGCTCGACTGGTCAAATTCCTCAGCCCTCACCATCAG GCGGAGTTGGTGGGCCGACTTCCGGCAGCCGATCACCTGGACGTGTGGGCGGAGCTAGGGGTCAGCGTGTTCAGCGATGCCTTGTGTGGGGAGCTGTGTCGCTCGCTGCTTCCCGCCTGTTTCAGCGCCCTGCAGAgcttctgtctcccctcctcctcctcttcctcctcctcctcttcctcctcctcctctttggtGCAGGCTGCTGCTGTGGTGAGAGTGGAAGTGTGGgaatgg GTCCCGGCAATGCAGTGCCTTCACCTCGTGGCACAGACCAGCACGACGGCACAGCACATGACTGCACAGCAAGGGGCTGTGCTGCTGGAACTGGTGCGTGCCATGTGGGGCTCAGCGGTCCCTGCATCGTCCGTCCTGGCGATGGGCTCGAACCACGGTGACAGCAGCGTGAGGGAGGCTTACCTGTCCGCCTTGCTCACGTTGACGTCGGACGTTGTGGAGCAGTTGGATGTTAAGCTTATTCTgcag GTACTAGTCCTAGCACACAGAGTCGTGAAGGATTCCGCCTCAAGGGAACTCACCCTGGCTGTGTTGCAGCTGATGCAGTCCCTTGGACGACTCAAATTCCCCCCTTCAGTGGAG CAGGGACAGATCCTGCGGAAGATCAGCGACACGTTCGCGGCAGCACTGACGCACCCGGCGGCCATTGTGCAGTTTACAGCGCTGGAGTCGTTCACGCGGTTTGCGGAGCAGACGCCCTACGAGGCGGTGGTGCCGGAGTGTCTGGCACAGCATGAGGGCCTGCAGGAGAAAGTGGCTGCCTTTCTGCagaaa ACGCCTCTTGCGGGAGAGGACCAGTTTGACACGGTAGGCTACCTGCAGAACCAGCACCAGCAGTACGAAGCTGCTGAACGGACACGCCCACCGCCTGTTAAACCAGTGCAGCCGGAGGCTTCAGAACCGCTGTCTAAGCGACAGAAGAGAGACGATTCAAGGGAGTCTGACCAGATGCTT GCTTTGTACCAGAGGGCGCTGCAGGAACTGGAGTCGGTGACAGAGAAGATGGAGACACTGAGAACGAACAGTCCCGCACCTGACTGGGTGAGGACCCGCGGAAGATCTCTCGTTCAGCGACTGTCTGCATGTTTGGATCACACATGA